Proteins from a genomic interval of Leptospira hartskeerlii:
- the mutL gene encoding DNA mismatch repair endonuclease MutL — protein sequence MGRIQELSPELINQIAAGEVIESAHSVLKEMMENSVDAGADTIEVESRDGGLTSLLLSDNGSGIEEEDIPLAIQRHATSKIRTLKDLELVSSYGFRGEALASIASVSKLTIETGTGQPTAWKVRAEKGQILSKESIPGFQGTKILVEDLFYNTPVRRKFLKSVRSEDKKIRDKVTIQALAREDIRFRFVQDHKEIYRLSPKNKRERIIDLFGENFRDHLLEVQLERKGWKATGYISDPDFYKSNRTGQFIFVNGRPVEIKYSSHLLKKCYDELIPPNAHPYCFLFFEVDPESIDVNVHPAKKEIRFLDEEGFNTFFLQLIQKELRSSTPVSFLELKNRLLRPEPKKMESTLYSFSGSTSAGTEQQLLGSSLYEEVKHSPSFPVEAIGPGSRLDDLTDIPIKHSEFIPKKHFGLLFETFILAEGEDGFYIIDQHTAHERIRYEEVLRKLKKKNYGIQPLLTPIRIPVSKQEAEDIKERLGEYQEVGLKLDSLGEDTMVLREVPGYFLPGHEKEIVLDFLNRTGGKEVPEPELYDLMAKCVACRSAVKKGDQLSDHLIAEMLNRLSYCENPSRCPHGRPTLVKLTREDLERMFHRR from the coding sequence ATGGGAAGGATCCAAGAACTCAGTCCGGAATTAATCAACCAAATCGCAGCGGGAGAAGTTATCGAATCCGCTCACTCCGTCTTAAAAGAAATGATGGAGAACTCGGTGGATGCTGGTGCAGACACGATCGAAGTCGAATCCAGAGACGGAGGCTTGACCTCACTTCTTCTTTCGGACAATGGATCAGGAATCGAAGAGGAGGATATTCCTCTCGCAATCCAAAGACATGCTACAAGCAAGATCCGTACATTAAAGGATCTTGAATTAGTTTCTTCTTATGGATTTCGGGGAGAAGCATTGGCATCCATTGCCTCCGTTTCCAAGCTCACTATCGAGACCGGAACAGGGCAGCCTACCGCTTGGAAGGTGAGGGCAGAAAAAGGACAAATCCTATCCAAAGAATCTATCCCAGGTTTTCAAGGAACTAAGATCCTGGTTGAGGATCTATTTTATAATACTCCTGTCAGAAGAAAATTTTTAAAATCGGTTCGTTCTGAAGATAAGAAGATCCGTGACAAAGTGACTATCCAGGCACTTGCAAGAGAAGATATCAGGTTTAGATTTGTTCAGGATCATAAGGAGATCTATAGACTTTCTCCCAAAAATAAAAGAGAAAGGATCATAGATCTATTCGGAGAAAATTTCAGGGACCATTTGTTGGAGGTCCAACTGGAAAGAAAAGGTTGGAAGGCGACCGGTTATATCAGTGATCCTGATTTTTATAAATCCAATCGTACTGGCCAATTTATATTCGTGAACGGAAGACCAGTTGAGATCAAATATTCTTCGCATTTATTAAAAAAATGTTATGATGAACTTATTCCTCCGAACGCTCATCCATACTGTTTTTTATTTTTTGAAGTAGACCCGGAATCCATAGACGTAAATGTTCATCCTGCTAAAAAAGAGATACGTTTCTTGGATGAAGAAGGATTTAATACATTCTTCTTACAGTTAATCCAAAAAGAACTTAGATCCAGTACGCCAGTCAGTTTTTTAGAATTGAAAAACAGACTTTTAAGACCTGAGCCTAAGAAAATGGAATCTACGTTATATTCCTTTTCTGGTTCTACTTCTGCGGGGACAGAACAGCAACTTTTAGGTTCCTCTTTATATGAAGAAGTCAAACATTCTCCTTCTTTTCCCGTAGAAGCAATCGGGCCAGGTTCCAGGTTAGATGATCTAACTGATATTCCGATCAAACATTCCGAGTTTATTCCTAAAAAACATTTCGGACTATTATTCGAAACGTTTATCTTGGCAGAAGGAGAAGATGGTTTCTACATCATAGACCAACATACTGCCCACGAAAGGATACGTTACGAAGAAGTATTAAGAAAACTGAAAAAGAAAAATTACGGAATACAGCCGCTTCTCACGCCTATCCGTATCCCTGTTTCCAAACAAGAAGCAGAAGATATCAAAGAAAGATTGGGGGAATACCAAGAAGTCGGTTTAAAACTAGACTCACTCGGAGAAGACACAATGGTCCTTCGAGAAGTCCCCGGTTACTTTCTTCCTGGACATGAAAAAGAGATCGTTCTGGATTTTTTAAATCGCACCGGAGGCAAAGAAGTTCCGGAGCCTGAGTTATACGATCTTATGGCAAAATGTGTAGCTTGTAGATCCGCAGTCAAAAAAGGAGATCAACTTTCGGATCATCTAATCGCGGAGATGCTCAATCGTTTGAGTTATTGTGAAAATCCATCCCGTTGTCCTCATGGAAGACCCACCTTGGTCAAATTAACCAGAGAAGATCTGGAGAGAATGTTTCATCGCAGGTAA
- a CDS encoding sensor histidine kinase, producing MGIFSKKDPFFLLAAFLFFAYCSPSPKKALLENGVIDWEKSRTQGKCFRMTGDWKFAWLGATPDTSIPKEPEKFSTSVIPSSWTPGSDEGEFPKYGKALYRVDLVSSVPVESLHLVSYDQGTNYRILFNGKVINEVGKVGDPTEDGLELKTSYSILPPWQGTAHLDFEVSNYQYRKGGLWKPPVIGTPECVGRYYLDRRDLEGILCGGLFFLGLFHIFVSVFYKKDSSALILGIFSITVGLRLYSTGVRLLPEHFLVGPEIYLRTEFITWFMGMPLAQHFLLEVFPVNFGKKFLKLGYIFAGIFTLITLFTGPAIYSYLINPSYLLFVFNGACSLVVLAKAVSQKMVGAYIYLTGFIFLLFFLISEILFHAELLDSWELSGIGVGIFVLGNALSLSSKMLSGFREREKVQEILNTNLEELVRKRTRELEFARDEAEAANKAKSEFLINVDHEVRTPMNGIVGITQMLLDADLKPEHKEMLELLKRSGDAMMVILGSMLDASSLEKGTLYLLNKRFSLKAAIYEAAMRVEDKIRKKNLDFSVTLSENLPETVEGDEERFKTMLLVLLENAEKFTVKGFIKLTGEKVQDTNLDYRLRFRVEDSGIGIPEDKLGSIFNPFQQVDSGVTKPFQGAGLGLALCKALAQKMDGDISVQSVPGKGSEFILEIALSKPEIQS from the coding sequence ATGGGAATTTTCTCTAAAAAGGATCCGTTCTTTCTTCTGGCGGCATTCTTATTTTTCGCATATTGTTCTCCTTCTCCTAAAAAAGCTTTATTAGAGAATGGTGTTATAGATTGGGAAAAATCTCGGACCCAGGGAAAATGTTTCCGAATGACCGGGGACTGGAAGTTTGCATGGTTGGGCGCTACTCCGGATACAAGCATTCCAAAAGAGCCTGAAAAATTTTCCACAAGTGTGATTCCCAGTAGTTGGACGCCGGGTTCCGACGAAGGAGAATTTCCTAAATATGGAAAAGCGCTGTATAGAGTAGACCTGGTTTCCTCAGTTCCTGTCGAAAGTTTGCATCTAGTTTCTTATGACCAAGGAACAAATTATAGGATACTATTTAACGGAAAAGTAATTAATGAAGTAGGAAAGGTTGGAGATCCGACCGAAGATGGACTCGAACTTAAGACCAGTTATTCTATTCTTCCTCCTTGGCAAGGAACGGCACATCTTGATTTTGAAGTTTCAAATTACCAATATAGAAAAGGAGGACTTTGGAAACCTCCTGTTATAGGCACTCCGGAATGTGTGGGCCGCTACTATCTAGATAGAAGGGACTTGGAGGGAATTTTATGCGGAGGACTTTTTTTCTTAGGTCTGTTCCATATTTTTGTATCGGTTTTTTATAAAAAAGATTCTTCCGCTTTGATCCTCGGGATTTTTTCCATTACAGTAGGACTTAGATTGTATTCCACAGGAGTAAGATTACTTCCGGAACATTTTTTAGTAGGACCCGAGATCTATCTTAGGACTGAATTTATCACATGGTTTATGGGAATGCCCTTGGCCCAACATTTCCTACTGGAAGTGTTCCCAGTAAATTTCGGAAAAAAATTCCTGAAACTAGGATATATTTTCGCAGGAATATTTACACTCATCACTTTGTTTACTGGGCCTGCGATCTATTCTTATTTAATCAATCCTTCTTATCTTCTCTTTGTATTTAACGGGGCCTGTTCTTTGGTTGTATTAGCAAAAGCAGTCTCTCAGAAAATGGTGGGAGCTTACATTTATCTTACCGGTTTTATCTTCCTTCTATTCTTCTTGATAAGTGAAATACTTTTCCATGCGGAGCTCTTGGATTCCTGGGAACTGAGCGGAATAGGAGTAGGAATATTCGTGCTTGGAAATGCACTTTCTTTATCCAGCAAGATGTTGAGCGGATTCAGAGAAAGAGAGAAGGTCCAAGAGATCTTAAATACAAACTTGGAAGAACTGGTCCGAAAGAGGACCAGAGAATTGGAATTTGCAAGAGACGAGGCTGAGGCCGCCAATAAAGCAAAAAGTGAATTTTTGATCAACGTAGACCATGAGGTTCGAACTCCTATGAATGGTATCGTTGGCATCACCCAAATGTTACTGGATGCGGATCTTAAGCCGGAACATAAGGAAATGTTGGAGTTACTAAAGAGAAGTGGGGACGCAATGATGGTGATCCTTGGTTCTATGTTGGATGCTTCCAGTTTGGAAAAAGGTACATTATATCTTTTGAATAAACGTTTCAGTCTTAAGGCCGCTATCTACGAAGCTGCCATGAGAGTAGAAGACAAGATCCGCAAAAAGAATCTGGATTTTAGTGTGACTCTCTCTGAAAACCTTCCCGAGACGGTAGAAGGAGACGAAGAAAGATTTAAAACAATGTTGTTGGTCCTACTGGAAAACGCGGAGAAGTTTACAGTAAAAGGATTTATCAAACTCACTGGAGAAAAAGTCCAAGACACCAACCTGGACTATCGCCTTAGATTTAGAGTCGAAGATTCAGGCATCGGAATTCCCGAAGATAAACTCGGTTCTATATTCAATCCATTCCAACAGGTGGATTCAGGGGTGACTAAACCTTTCCAGGGAGCAGGGCTTGGTTTAGCACTTTGTAAGGCTCTCGCTCAGAAAATGGACGGCGATATTTCCGTCCAAAGTGTGCCGGGTAAAGGTTCCGAATTTATACTGGAAATCGCCCTATCGAAACCGGAAATCCAATCTTGA
- a CDS encoding chloride channel protein gives MDRIQALLKNPVFILSKKNPFMLSRWSILYVLLGLFAGVFSAVFWKVLEYLTKLLADFQGHSVIVIMTLSGLGIGLLIYFLGEPGEISLVIDNIRFRGGKLDSKSNPSMSLSSLLSISSGGSAGPEAPLVQITGSFGSWFAEKLGLEGEELRSMTIAGMAAGFTSLFGSPLGGALFALEILQHRHVVEYYEALLPAFLSSCSAYFVFLFMTDMGIGPTWEFPQYVPGGIEDFQYAIGFGMAGALVGWIFYGIFKITKFSFSKIALPIFIKTTIGGLLLGCIAYYEPLTRYFGHDQLNEIVVTKGNWIFFGTLALLKILAINITVSSGWRGGIIIPLFFVGAVAGRFFMDFFPSENESFLLICLMASVNASVTKTPISTTILLTGLTGVSNFTPVLFASLSGYFLSPKAPFISSQADSV, from the coding sequence ATGGATCGGATCCAAGCTCTTTTAAAAAATCCAGTTTTCATTCTATCTAAAAAGAACCCGTTCATGCTTTCCAGATGGAGTATTTTATATGTGCTCCTGGGACTATTTGCTGGAGTATTTTCCGCAGTATTTTGGAAAGTTTTGGAATATCTCACCAAACTTTTAGCCGATTTCCAAGGACATTCTGTAATTGTGATCATGACCTTGTCCGGTCTTGGTATCGGTCTTCTAATTTACTTCCTGGGGGAACCCGGAGAAATTTCATTAGTAATCGATAATATTCGTTTTAGGGGAGGAAAACTCGACTCTAAGAGTAATCCTTCTATGAGTTTGTCTTCTTTACTCAGTATTTCTTCGGGAGGAAGTGCAGGCCCTGAGGCTCCTCTCGTCCAGATCACTGGATCTTTTGGGAGTTGGTTTGCTGAGAAGTTAGGATTAGAAGGAGAAGAGCTGAGATCTATGACCATCGCAGGGATGGCAGCCGGATTTACTTCTCTATTCGGTTCTCCTTTAGGCGGGGCACTCTTCGCGTTGGAAATCCTACAGCATAGACATGTTGTGGAATATTACGAGGCTCTATTACCCGCGTTTCTCTCTAGTTGTAGCGCCTACTTTGTATTCTTATTCATGACGGATATGGGAATTGGACCTACTTGGGAATTTCCTCAATATGTTCCTGGCGGAATAGAGGATTTCCAATACGCGATCGGATTTGGGATGGCGGGAGCTCTAGTTGGTTGGATCTTTTATGGAATATTCAAAATTACTAAATTTTCTTTCTCTAAAATAGCACTTCCTATTTTTATCAAGACGACCATCGGCGGATTATTACTGGGTTGTATTGCATATTACGAGCCATTGACTAGATATTTCGGTCATGATCAATTGAATGAGATCGTAGTTACCAAAGGAAATTGGATCTTTTTCGGGACTCTCGCTTTATTAAAAATATTAGCGATCAATATTACTGTTTCTAGCGGTTGGAGGGGTGGGATTATCATACCGTTATTCTTCGTTGGAGCAGTGGCCGGTAGATTCTTTATGGACTTTTTTCCTTCTGAAAACGAATCCTTTTTGCTGATCTGTTTGATGGCATCTGTGAATGCATCCGTGACCAAAACACCTATCAGCACTACTATATTACTCACTGGATTAACCGGAGTTTCCAATTTTACTCCAGTATTATTTGCCTCTTTGAGCGGATATTTCTTATCCCCAAAAGCTCCTTTTATTAGTTCTCAGGCGGATTCGGTTTAA
- the purM gene encoding phosphoribosylformylglycinamidine cyclo-ligase — protein sequence MQEDISYKSAGVDTEAGQEFVKKIKQNVESTHGPRVLGGLGGFSGAFDVSFLKNYKNPILLSGTDGVGTKVELARLFNIHDTIGIDLVAMCANDILVSGGEPLFFLDYIACGKLIPERMERIVAGIVKGCKLSGAALLGGETAEHPGTMDPDEYDLGGFVVGAVEKEDLIDGSKVKPGDIVLGLESSGPHSNGFSLIRKLYLEGGRKLPANPELVGFLKEFALRPTRIYVQSILNLIKKVEVKGMVHITGGGFYENIPRVLSDSLAVEIKRENLPENPFFTRVQKDFPSLSEKELYSTFNMGIGYIVIVSPESVSDATAALEEKGELVHKIGVITSKNKESVLFV from the coding sequence ATGCAAGAAGATATTAGTTATAAATCCGCCGGAGTCGATACAGAAGCCGGCCAAGAATTCGTCAAAAAGATCAAACAAAACGTAGAATCCACCCATGGCCCCAGAGTTTTAGGCGGGCTCGGAGGATTTTCAGGTGCCTTCGACGTTTCCTTCCTCAAAAATTATAAAAACCCAATATTACTCAGCGGCACCGACGGAGTAGGCACCAAGGTTGAGCTTGCTCGTTTATTCAATATCCATGATACGATCGGCATCGACTTAGTCGCTATGTGTGCGAACGATATTCTTGTCTCAGGTGGAGAGCCTTTATTCTTCTTAGATTATATAGCCTGCGGTAAATTGATCCCTGAAAGAATGGAAAGGATCGTTGCAGGTATCGTAAAAGGATGTAAACTTTCAGGAGCTGCTTTACTCGGCGGAGAAACTGCGGAACATCCAGGCACGATGGATCCCGACGAATACGATTTAGGCGGATTCGTAGTAGGTGCAGTGGAGAAGGAAGACTTAATAGATGGATCTAAGGTCAAGCCTGGAGATATCGTTTTAGGTTTGGAATCTTCCGGTCCTCATAGCAATGGATTTTCTCTTATTCGTAAATTATATTTAGAGGGGGGAAGAAAGCTTCCCGCAAATCCGGAGTTAGTCGGTTTCTTAAAAGAATTCGCACTTCGTCCAACTCGAATTTATGTGCAAAGTATACTGAACCTTATTAAGAAGGTCGAAGTAAAAGGAATGGTGCATATCACTGGAGGAGGTTTTTACGAAAACATCCCTAGAGTGCTCTCTGATTCCTTAGCAGTAGAGATCAAAAGGGAAAATCTTCCTGAGAATCCTTTCTTTACAAGAGTTCAAAAAGATTTTCCTTCCTTATCTGAAAAGGAATTGTATTCCACTTTTAATATGGGAATCGGATACATAGTCATCGTTTCTCCAGAGTCTGTATCGGATGCGACTGCGGCTTTGGAAGAAAAAGGAGAACTGGTCCATAAAATCGGAGTAATCACTTCGAAAAATAAAGAGTCTGTTCTTTTTGTCTGA
- the lsa19 gene encoding adhesin Lsa19 translates to MNSISISKLVTILLVPSLFFFCKPKEEETTDAIVSFIVGKATAEKAGSVLKASDRIVESEIVKTDKDATLDLTTTLGTVRLLGGSEASIAALRADQNYIKINSGNILVKVAKLKKNESISIDTPTVVAAVRGTQFWGQVNPANETGTFAVREGSVQITRKDDEARVLVKAGEAVDLGPGIKALKVRPAAAGELSAMEQIDQMK, encoded by the coding sequence ATGAACTCTATATCCATATCAAAGCTAGTTACGATCCTGTTGGTTCCGAGCCTATTCTTCTTCTGCAAACCTAAAGAAGAAGAAACTACGGATGCAATCGTCTCCTTTATCGTAGGAAAGGCGACTGCGGAAAAAGCGGGCTCCGTTCTGAAGGCAAGTGATCGTATTGTGGAATCCGAAATCGTAAAAACGGACAAGGATGCAACCTTAGATCTAACCACTACTTTAGGGACAGTCCGACTCTTGGGTGGTTCAGAGGCTTCTATCGCTGCATTGAGAGCGGATCAAAATTACATTAAGATCAACTCAGGCAATATTTTAGTAAAAGTCGCCAAACTGAAAAAGAACGAATCTATTTCCATCGACACTCCTACCGTAGTAGCTGCTGTTAGAGGGACCCAATTCTGGGGACAAGTGAATCCTGCTAACGAAACTGGAACATTTGCAGTTCGCGAAGGTAGCGTTCAGATTACCAGAAAAGACGACGAAGCTCGAGTTTTAGTAAAGGCGGGAGAAGCTGTGGACTTAGGACCTGGAATTAAGGCCCTAAAAGTTCGCCCTGCAGCTGCAGGTGAGCTCTCCGCAATGGAACAAATTGACCAAATGAAATAG
- a CDS encoding type II toxin-antitoxin system RelE/ParE family toxin — translation MINSFKSKETEKVWNQEFSKKLPNQIQPIAYRKLVMIARSKQIEDLKIPPSNHLERLSGERAGQYSIRINNQWRICFKWKDGNAFDVEIVDYH, via the coding sequence GTGATCAATTCCTTTAAATCAAAGGAGACTGAAAAAGTTTGGAATCAGGAATTTTCAAAAAAACTCCCGAATCAAATTCAACCGATTGCTTATCGAAAATTAGTCATGATTGCTCGATCTAAGCAAATTGAAGATCTTAAAATTCCTCCTTCAAATCATTTGGAAAGACTTTCAGGAGAAAGAGCAGGACAATATAGCATTAGAATCAATAATCAGTGGCGGATATGCTTTAAATGGAAAGATGGCAACGCCTTTGATGTTGAAATAGTTGATTATCATTAG
- a CDS encoding HigA family addiction module antitoxin codes for MKKIPNVHPGEILYEEFLLPMNITAYRLAKETKLNPTRISEIIHGKRGISADTALRFSKFFGNSVEFWMGIQDEYEIREERERISNELKEIKNYKELISA; via the coding sequence ATGAAAAAGATTCCAAATGTACATCCAGGTGAAATTTTGTATGAAGAATTTCTTTTGCCGATGAATATAACTGCATATCGCTTGGCGAAAGAGACTAAGTTAAATCCTACTAGAATCAGCGAAATCATTCATGGTAAAAGAGGAATATCTGCGGATACTGCTTTAAGGTTCTCTAAGTTTTTCGGCAATTCCGTTGAATTCTGGATGGGGATCCAGGATGAATATGAGATCCGTGAAGAAAGAGAACGGATCTCGAATGAATTGAAAGAAATCAAAAATTATAAAGAATTGATTAGCGCCTAA
- a CDS encoding DUF1272 domain-containing protein — protein MLALRPSCENCAKALPPDSVEAMICSFECTFCAGCVDSVLSNVCPNCGGGFERRPVRPRSALRKNPAVTTETLKPVEPAVAQRMRDKFEHIPPAQR, from the coding sequence ATGCTTGCATTGCGCCCATCATGTGAAAATTGCGCTAAGGCTCTCCCGCCTGACTCAGTTGAGGCAATGATCTGTTCGTTCGAGTGTACCTTTTGTGCCGGTTGTGTAGACAGCGTGCTTTCGAATGTTTGTCCGAACTGCGGCGGAGGATTTGAGCGCCGCCCCGTTCGACCGCGCTCTGCGCTTCGCAAAAATCCAGCCGTGACAACCGAAACCTTGAAACCCGTTGAACCGGCAGTCGCACAGCGAATGCGTGATAAGTTTGAACACATTCCGCCTGCGCAGCGTTGA
- the murI gene encoding glutamate racemase, which yields MRNEKERVPKIGVMDSGMGGLSVLKELLDLPYSANFLYYGDLAHAPYGEKQTSEVLELTRNVCNIFLQEKVDAILLACNTATSASASKLREELSVPVFGMEPAIKPALLAHPGERIALLATSVTHREEKLQELKSELGASERVVHLNCDGLATLVDQGKWEEAKLLLKDILQIPKEQGIRALVLGCTHYVFLKNEIKDLYPDAILHDGNQGTIRHLVRSLQLDEKQGQPNYTLFFSSITNREETEDLASRLLQK from the coding sequence ATGAGAAACGAAAAAGAAAGAGTTCCTAAGATCGGAGTGATGGATTCCGGAATGGGAGGACTTTCCGTTCTAAAGGAACTCTTGGATCTTCCATATTCTGCAAATTTTCTCTATTATGGAGATCTTGCACACGCCCCTTATGGAGAGAAGCAGACTTCCGAAGTCTTGGAACTTACGCGTAACGTGTGTAATATATTCTTACAAGAAAAAGTAGATGCAATCCTTCTCGCGTGTAACACTGCAACCTCCGCTTCCGCTTCTAAATTAAGAGAAGAATTATCCGTACCTGTATTCGGGATGGAGCCTGCGATCAAACCTGCACTTCTTGCACACCCAGGAGAAAGAATTGCGTTACTCGCTACTTCAGTTACTCATAGAGAAGAAAAATTGCAGGAATTAAAATCGGAATTAGGCGCATCAGAAAGAGTAGTTCACCTGAATTGCGACGGTCTCGCAACACTCGTGGACCAAGGAAAATGGGAAGAAGCCAAACTTCTTCTTAAAGACATATTACAAATCCCTAAAGAACAAGGCATCCGTGCTCTTGTGTTGGGATGCACACATTATGTATTCTTAAAAAATGAGATCAAAGACCTTTATCCTGATGCGATCCTTCACGATGGGAACCAGGGAACTATACGCCATTTAGTCAGATCTCTTCAACTGGATGAAAAACAAGGGCAGCCAAACTATACACTCTTCTTTTCTTCTATTACAAACCGGGAGGAAACGGAAGATCTGGCCTCCCGATTATTGCAAAAGTAA
- a CDS encoding pyridoxal phosphate-dependent aminotransferase: MRRNIVHSGADALIYEIRQIVGVAKKLEALGVPITYENIGDPIQKGEKVAPWMKKIVSDLILEDKSWAYTATQGFEKTRNFLADKVNERGGAQITADDILFFNGLGDAVAKIFGFLRREARVIGPSPAYSTLSSAEAAHSGYEHMTYNLNPEQGWMPDLEDIENKVKYNDSIAGILLINPDNPTGAVYDKNVMREIVKIAEKYDVMLICDETYAHVNYSETGTIHLSEVIGDKVPGMALRSVSKEFPWPGGRCGWLEIFNKDKDPVFARYVKSLLDAKMLEVCSTTLPQMSIPEVYSHPQFLPHLKERNEKFKKRAKLATEFFKGLKGVTVVEPKGAFYLTVAFDKGILGNKMTLPISNPKAEEFIRPLLGNCAPDRRFVYYLLASTGICVVPLSSFCTDRDGFRVTLLEEDEEKFRWIYGTLRKSIEDYTASA; this comes from the coding sequence ATGAGAAGAAATATCGTTCATAGCGGTGCTGATGCTCTCATTTACGAGATCCGTCAGATCGTAGGAGTAGCTAAAAAGTTAGAAGCTCTCGGAGTTCCGATTACGTACGAGAATATCGGGGACCCCATCCAAAAAGGAGAGAAGGTCGCTCCTTGGATGAAAAAAATCGTTTCGGATCTGATCCTTGAAGACAAGTCCTGGGCCTATACGGCTACTCAAGGATTTGAAAAGACCAGAAATTTTTTAGCAGATAAAGTGAACGAAAGAGGCGGAGCCCAAATTACCGCCGATGATATTTTATTCTTCAACGGACTCGGCGACGCGGTCGCTAAAATTTTCGGATTCTTACGAAGAGAGGCTCGAGTTATAGGGCCAAGCCCTGCATATTCTACACTTTCTTCTGCGGAAGCGGCTCACTCAGGTTATGAGCATATGACTTATAACTTAAATCCGGAGCAGGGCTGGATGCCTGATCTGGAAGATATTGAGAATAAGGTCAAATACAATGACTCGATTGCTGGTATTCTTCTGATCAATCCGGATAATCCGACCGGTGCAGTATATGATAAAAATGTAATGCGTGAGATCGTTAAGATCGCAGAAAAATATGATGTAATGCTTATCTGCGACGAGACCTATGCTCATGTGAATTATTCGGAAACCGGTACTATCCATCTTTCCGAAGTAATCGGAGATAAGGTGCCAGGAATGGCTCTTCGTTCCGTCTCCAAGGAATTTCCTTGGCCGGGTGGAAGATGCGGCTGGTTGGAGATATTCAATAAGGATAAAGATCCTGTTTTTGCACGTTATGTAAAATCTCTCTTGGATGCTAAGATGTTGGAAGTTTGTTCTACTACTCTTCCTCAGATGTCAATTCCGGAAGTATATTCCCATCCTCAGTTCCTTCCCCACTTAAAAGAAAGAAACGAGAAGTTCAAGAAGAGAGCGAAACTTGCCACTGAGTTTTTTAAAGGACTCAAAGGTGTTACTGTAGTCGAACCTAAAGGTGCATTTTATCTTACCGTTGCATTTGATAAAGGGATCCTGGGGAATAAGATGACTCTTCCTATCTCCAATCCAAAGGCAGAAGAATTTATCCGTCCTCTTCTCGGGAATTGTGCTCCGGATCGTAGGTTTGTTTATTATCTTCTGGCTTCTACAGGTATTTGTGTGGTTCCACTTTCTTCTTTCTGTACTGATAGAGACGGTTTTAGAGTAACGCTTTTAGAAGAAGACGAGGAAAAATTCCGTTGGATCTATGGTACTTTGAGAAAGAGTATAGAGGATTACACAGCTTCCGCTTAG